From Salinirubellus salinus, the proteins below share one genomic window:
- a CDS encoding rhodanese-like domain-containing protein, with protein MSTIRPDDLHERLESGTDDEPFLLDIRPEPSFEGGAIDGSRNVPVYDDLRSGDESTLRARLDEIPRERAVVVVCKMGIVAKRATRLLRDEGYDAVTLRGGMSGWRGYHEGSLSYKIRSLLWKLR; from the coding sequence GTGAGCACCATCCGTCCGGACGACCTCCACGAGCGACTCGAGTCGGGCACCGACGACGAGCCCTTCCTGCTCGACATCCGGCCCGAACCGTCGTTCGAGGGCGGCGCCATCGACGGGAGCCGGAACGTCCCGGTCTACGACGACCTACGGAGCGGCGACGAGTCGACCCTGCGGGCGCGACTCGACGAGATTCCGCGTGAGAGAGCCGTGGTCGTCGTCTGTAAGATGGGAATCGTCGCGAAGCGGGCGACGCGCCTGCTTCGGGATGAGGGGTACGACGCGGTGACGCTGCGCGGTGGGATGAGCGGCTGGCGCGGGTACCACGAGGGGTCGCTGAGCTACAAGATTCGCTCGCTGCTCTGGAAACTGCGGTAG
- a CDS encoding hydroxyacid-oxoacid transhydrogenase: MTTGYERSVSASPHEQRAESVWEFRMPQVRFGRGAVEELGHQFRDLGVAEGAQGVLVTDETLVSLGHADRVSDELEAAGYDVAVYDGVEREPSVGAVDECIAFVRDEAGPEGFDFYVGLGGGSALDTAKATRAVVANGGEVLDYIAEPTGEGERLTDAGEPLVLLPTTAGTGSEISPVAIFSVPEKEIKEGISSNHVRADAAVLDPTLTTTLPPDLTAETAMDALGHAIEGYTTHDYDSLLAPSNAEERPVYAGRTPITEQFSERAIRLLSGNVRKAVHNGDDLDAREGMLQGALFGAIAGLTAGATLCHAMAYPVGNKYHTTHGETIAVLTPASTIGYNVASDPSKFADVADLFGVETAGLSDREAATALRESYVDLQRDLNVLPSGLAELAGVEEDDIGWLATQTVETQQRLLRCNPRPVTVEDCEEIFRDALYNWE; this comes from the coding sequence GTGACGACGGGCTACGAGCGCTCGGTTTCTGCATCGCCACACGAACAGCGCGCGGAGTCGGTCTGGGAGTTCCGGATGCCGCAGGTCCGGTTCGGCCGCGGGGCGGTGGAGGAACTCGGCCACCAGTTCCGCGACCTCGGCGTGGCCGAGGGCGCCCAGGGGGTCCTCGTCACCGACGAGACCCTCGTCTCGCTGGGCCACGCCGACCGCGTGAGCGACGAACTCGAGGCTGCGGGCTACGACGTGGCCGTCTACGACGGCGTGGAGCGCGAGCCCTCCGTCGGGGCGGTCGACGAGTGCATCGCGTTCGTGCGTGACGAAGCCGGTCCCGAGGGGTTCGACTTCTACGTGGGGCTCGGTGGAGGGTCGGCGCTCGACACCGCGAAGGCCACGCGAGCCGTGGTGGCGAACGGGGGCGAGGTGCTGGACTACATCGCTGAGCCCACCGGCGAAGGCGAGCGACTCACCGACGCGGGCGAACCGCTGGTGTTGTTGCCGACCACCGCGGGGACCGGTTCCGAGATCTCGCCCGTCGCCATCTTCTCGGTCCCGGAGAAGGAGATCAAGGAGGGTATCTCCTCCAATCACGTCCGGGCCGACGCCGCGGTGCTCGACCCGACGTTGACGACGACGCTCCCGCCCGATTTGACTGCGGAGACGGCGATGGACGCGCTCGGGCACGCCATCGAGGGGTACACGACACACGACTACGACTCGCTGCTGGCGCCCTCGAACGCCGAAGAGAGGCCCGTGTACGCGGGGCGGACCCCGATCACCGAGCAGTTCTCCGAGCGGGCGATCCGGCTCCTCTCGGGCAACGTCCGGAAGGCGGTCCACAACGGCGACGACCTGGACGCCCGCGAGGGGATGTTGCAGGGTGCGCTGTTCGGCGCCATCGCGGGGCTCACCGCTGGCGCGACGCTCTGTCACGCGATGGCCTACCCCGTCGGGAACAAGTATCACACGACCCACGGCGAGACTATCGCGGTCCTCACACCGGCGTCGACCATCGGCTACAACGTGGCGAGCGACCCCTCGAAGTTCGCGGACGTGGCCGACCTGTTCGGCGTAGAGACGGCGGGGCTGAGCGACCGCGAGGCGGCCACCGCGTTGCGTGAGTCGTACGTCGATCTCCAGCGCGACCTGAACGTCCTGCCCTCGGGGCTGGCGGAACTCGCCGGTGTGGAGGAAGACGACATCGGCTGGCTAGCGACGCAGACCGTCGAGACCCAGCAGCGGCTGTTGCGGTGTAACCCACGGCCCGTGACCGTCGAGGACTGCGAGGAGATCTTCCGGGACGCGCTGTACAACTGGGAGTAG
- a CDS encoding efflux RND transporter permease subunit, with protein MVDVEPLLERADALIVGRPKVVILAFFVLTLAFAGGLANTATEAGTDQFVEGNEAQEAFEDINENFGGSTFATDTGTTQLIQSSENVLSKPELLRMLEIQRDAQVREDLRVVGTTSAAGIVAQQLDPSATTLKAQIQAVETASPTQIDNAVGRAAEIQGFSSTLSDDFNPTAASASATTGVITHEVPAGVSGSAGTGGTSPLTAVQQEVAHIAETAGGDVTVFGSGIISAELSGVVGDSLAIVVPAASLLIFAFLVYAYRDPIDLLLGITALVMTIIWTFGFMGWAGIPFGQILIAVPVLLLAVGIDFGIHAVNRYREERIEGRGVSESMKTTTDQLLVAFFIVTGTTVLGFGANLVSDLPPIRDFGLVSAIGIVFTFLIFGVFLPSAKLWADQLRERYGLPTFGQRPIGAEGSVLSRALAGGVTIAKRAPKAFLLIILVTSVAAAGYGTGLDTSFSQEDFLPPEEQPAYVEVLPEGLAPGEYTVTQTLNFLEDNFESAQGSSVTVYIEAPLRQDNTLEQLHDASADPPDAFVSEGRRAEVNSIVGVIQQQAARDPEFAALVERNDLNDNGVPDNNLEQVYDALLETPARGQALNFITEDYTSTQLRFSVEADATDAEITTAAQSVADRIRLGGVATGQTVVFKAISDTLLNSALVSLLAALAATAVFLVFIYWVLEGRPSLGIVNLVPIVATVALLAGSMRALDIPLNALTATILSIAIGLGIDYSAHIVHRFAEEYEAGGDLFGALDKTVRGTGGALMGSMLTTSSGTAVLALAITPVLGQFGLVIALSVFLSFATAVLITPSTVAVWSEVTSA; from the coding sequence GTGGTCGACGTCGAACCGCTTCTCGAACGGGCCGACGCGTTGATCGTCGGCCGTCCGAAGGTGGTCATCCTCGCGTTCTTCGTCCTGACCCTCGCGTTCGCCGGCGGGCTCGCGAACACGGCCACCGAAGCGGGAACCGACCAGTTCGTCGAGGGTAACGAGGCCCAAGAGGCCTTCGAGGACATCAACGAGAACTTCGGCGGCTCGACGTTCGCAACCGACACCGGGACGACGCAGCTCATCCAGAGCAGCGAGAACGTCCTCTCGAAGCCCGAGCTACTCCGGATGCTCGAGATACAGCGCGACGCACAGGTGCGCGAGGACCTACGCGTCGTTGGAACCACCAGCGCAGCCGGCATCGTCGCCCAGCAGCTCGACCCGAGCGCGACGACGCTCAAAGCACAGATCCAGGCTGTCGAGACGGCAAGCCCAACGCAGATAGACAACGCCGTCGGGCGAGCCGCCGAGATTCAGGGCTTTTCCTCCACGCTGAGCGATGACTTCAACCCGACCGCCGCCTCCGCCTCGGCGACGACTGGCGTCATCACCCACGAGGTACCCGCTGGCGTCTCTGGCTCTGCCGGTACGGGCGGGACCAGCCCGCTCACCGCCGTCCAACAGGAGGTAGCCCACATCGCAGAGACCGCCGGTGGTGATGTCACCGTCTTCGGAAGCGGAATCATCTCCGCCGAGCTGTCCGGCGTTGTCGGTGACTCGCTCGCCATCGTCGTCCCGGCGGCATCGCTGCTCATCTTCGCCTTCCTCGTCTACGCCTATCGCGACCCCATCGACCTCCTGCTCGGCATCACGGCACTCGTGATGACCATCATCTGGACGTTCGGATTCATGGGCTGGGCGGGCATCCCGTTCGGCCAGATCCTCATCGCCGTCCCGGTGTTGCTGCTGGCGGTGGGAATCGACTTCGGTATCCACGCAGTCAACCGCTATCGCGAAGAGCGCATCGAGGGCCGCGGCGTCTCCGAGTCGATGAAAACGACGACCGACCAGCTACTCGTCGCGTTCTTCATCGTCACCGGGACGACCGTCCTCGGGTTCGGCGCAAACCTCGTGAGCGACCTCCCCCCGATCCGCGACTTCGGGCTCGTCTCGGCTATCGGCATCGTGTTCACCTTCCTCATCTTCGGTGTGTTCCTCCCGAGCGCGAAGCTCTGGGCAGACCAGCTGCGCGAACGGTACGGCCTCCCCACGTTCGGCCAGCGACCCATCGGTGCGGAAGGGTCGGTGCTCTCACGCGCCCTCGCCGGTGGCGTGACTATCGCCAAGCGAGCGCCCAAGGCGTTTCTTCTTATCATCCTAGTGACGAGCGTCGCCGCCGCAGGCTACGGCACCGGACTCGACACTTCGTTCTCTCAGGAGGACTTCCTCCCACCCGAAGAACAGCCCGCCTACGTCGAGGTGCTCCCCGAAGGACTCGCCCCCGGTGAGTACACCGTGACCCAGACGCTGAACTTCCTCGAAGACAACTTCGAGTCCGCGCAGGGGAGTTCGGTGACGGTCTACATCGAAGCCCCACTCAGACAGGACAACACGCTCGAGCAGTTACACGACGCCTCGGCCGACCCACCCGATGCGTTCGTCAGCGAGGGGCGACGCGCCGAGGTGAACTCCATCGTCGGCGTCATCCAGCAACAGGCCGCACGCGACCCCGAATTCGCTGCCCTGGTCGAGCGAAACGACCTGAACGACAACGGCGTCCCCGACAATAACCTCGAGCAGGTGTACGACGCGCTGTTAGAGACACCCGCCCGGGGACAGGCGCTCAACTTCATCACCGAGGACTACACCTCGACACAGCTCCGATTCAGCGTCGAGGCCGACGCCACCGATGCCGAGATCACGACTGCTGCGCAGTCAGTGGCCGACCGAATCCGCCTCGGCGGCGTCGCGACCGGCCAGACAGTCGTGTTCAAAGCCATCTCGGATACGCTGTTGAACTCGGCGCTCGTGAGCCTGCTCGCCGCGCTGGCCGCGACCGCAGTGTTCCTCGTGTTCATCTACTGGGTGCTCGAAGGCCGTCCCAGCCTCGGTATCGTCAACCTCGTCCCGATCGTGGCGACGGTCGCACTGCTGGCAGGGTCGATGCGGGCGCTCGACATCCCGCTCAACGCCCTGACCGCGACCATCCTCTCGATCGCCATCGGGCTGGGTATCGACTACTCCGCACACATCGTCCATCGGTTCGCTGAGGAGTACGAGGCCGGTGGCGACCTGTTCGGCGCGCTCGATAAGACCGTCCGCGGGACCGGCGGCGCGCTGATGGGGAGCATGCTCACCACCTCGAGCGGGACGGCCGTCCTCGCGCTGGCCATCACACCCGTACTCGGGCAGTTCGGCCTCGTCATCGCCCTGAGCGTGTTCCTCTCGTTCGCCACCGCCGTGCTTATCACGCCGTCGACCGTCGCCGTCTGGAGTGAGGTGACCAGCGCGTGA
- a CDS encoding TrmB family transcriptional regulator, producing the protein MTDDADAIAALERLGLSNYEARAFVALQRLGTGTARDIHDAADIPRSQVYGAADSLEDRGLVNVQQSRPKLYRPVSLEQANQHLTAEFEHDRQRAFDHLEAVQAQSDADEEQAEEVWTITGRAAIDSRVASLIDGATDSVIVAAGDPQYLPDSVVEALQARLDAGIDIVGVSGNPAVLERFEELGIPAMRPDEEMVDPDERLGTRLLLVDGDTLLLGVRPDEEIAVWSAGSTFATVFGSMLRRGLLSGERHP; encoded by the coding sequence GTGACCGACGACGCCGACGCCATCGCTGCACTCGAACGCCTCGGCCTGTCGAACTACGAGGCCCGAGCATTCGTTGCACTCCAGCGCCTTGGAACGGGAACCGCCCGGGATATCCACGACGCCGCAGACATCCCTCGGTCACAGGTGTACGGCGCGGCCGACTCGCTCGAAGACCGTGGCCTGGTCAACGTCCAGCAGTCCCGCCCGAAGCTCTACCGCCCAGTCTCGCTCGAGCAGGCCAACCAGCACCTGACGGCCGAGTTCGAACACGACAGACAGCGCGCGTTCGACCACCTCGAGGCTGTCCAAGCCCAGAGCGACGCTGACGAAGAGCAGGCCGAAGAGGTCTGGACGATCACCGGTCGAGCCGCTATCGACTCGCGCGTCGCCTCGCTCATCGACGGGGCCACGGACTCGGTCATCGTCGCCGCGGGCGACCCACAGTACCTCCCCGACTCCGTCGTCGAGGCGCTCCAAGCCCGGCTTGACGCAGGCATAGACATAGTCGGTGTTTCGGGAAATCCTGCCGTACTCGAACGGTTCGAAGAGTTGGGCATTCCGGCCATGCGGCCGGATGAAGAGATGGTCGACCCCGACGAGCGTCTCGGGACGCGACTCCTGCTCGTCGACGGCGACACGCTGTTGCTGGGCGTCCGGCCGGACGAAGAGATCGCGGTCTGGAGCGCCGGAAGCACGTTCGCAACCGTCTTCGGAAGCATGCTCCGCCGCGGTCTCCTCTCAGGTGAACGCCACCCGTGA
- the aglM gene encoding UDP-glucose 6-dehydrogenase AglM → MDVSVIGSGYVGTTLAACLADLGHDVVAVDIDEDIVTRLNEGEAPIHEPGLQPLLDAYTGSRLRATTDYDAVPETDLTFVTVQTPSREDGSIDISAVEAACRDVGESIAEKDEYHLVVVKSTVIPGMTEEVLAPAIEAASGKTEGEGFGLAVNPEFQAQGSAVQDFMEPDKLVLGTDGDDRALDLLANCYEPLVVDWDPPVVETGRREAAMIKYANNVFLASKISLINELGNVCKEYGVDSYEVADAMGLDDRIGAAFLRSGAGWGGSCFPKDTAALMAAARERDYEPELLGQVVAVNDRQPLRMIELLERHVDPSGERIAVLGAAFKPGTDDTRGTRSRPAIEGLLERGATPVLYDPTEAAASLASEFDGVEVADSAADALEDASGAIVMTDWPEFSELDAAFDAMADPVVVDGRRIIARREGLMYEGLTW, encoded by the coding sequence ATGGACGTCTCCGTCATCGGCAGCGGCTACGTCGGCACCACACTCGCAGCCTGTCTCGCTGACCTCGGCCACGACGTGGTCGCCGTCGACATCGACGAGGACATCGTCACACGGTTGAACGAGGGCGAGGCCCCCATCCACGAACCCGGCCTCCAGCCCCTGCTCGACGCCTACACTGGCTCTCGCCTGCGCGCCACGACCGACTACGACGCCGTCCCCGAGACCGACCTCACGTTCGTCACGGTCCAGACCCCCTCGCGCGAAGACGGCAGCATCGACATCTCCGCCGTCGAGGCCGCCTGCCGCGACGTGGGTGAGAGCATCGCCGAGAAGGACGAGTACCACCTCGTCGTCGTCAAATCGACCGTGATTCCGGGGATGACCGAGGAGGTCCTCGCCCCCGCCATCGAGGCGGCGTCGGGCAAGACCGAGGGCGAGGGGTTCGGTCTCGCCGTCAACCCCGAGTTCCAGGCGCAAGGCTCTGCGGTGCAGGACTTCATGGAGCCCGACAAGCTCGTCCTCGGCACGGACGGCGACGACCGGGCGCTCGATCTGCTCGCGAACTGCTACGAGCCGCTCGTCGTCGACTGGGACCCACCCGTCGTCGAGACCGGCCGACGGGAAGCGGCGATGATCAAGTACGCCAACAACGTCTTTCTCGCCTCGAAGATCTCGCTCATCAATGAACTCGGCAACGTCTGCAAGGAGTATGGCGTCGACTCCTACGAGGTAGCGGATGCGATGGGCTTAGACGACCGTATCGGCGCTGCCTTCCTGCGGTCTGGCGCCGGTTGGGGGGGCAGTTGTTTTCCAAAGGACACGGCTGCATTAATGGCCGCCGCTCGCGAGCGGGACTACGAGCCCGAACTCCTCGGACAGGTCGTCGCGGTGAACGACCGCCAGCCGCTCCGGATGATTGAACTGCTCGAACGCCACGTCGACCCGAGCGGCGAGCGCATCGCCGTCCTTGGCGCGGCGTTCAAGCCCGGCACAGACGACACGCGCGGAACGCGCTCGCGGCCCGCTATCGAAGGACTGCTCGAACGGGGCGCGACGCCCGTGCTCTACGACCCGACCGAGGCCGCAGCGTCGCTCGCGAGCGAGTTCGACGGCGTGGAGGTGGCCGACTCGGCGGCCGACGCACTCGAGGACGCGAGCGGTGCGATCGTGATGACAGACTGGCCCGAGTTCTCCGAACTCGACGCGGCGTTCGACGCGATGGCCGACCCGGTCGTGGTCGACGGACGGCGGATAATCGCGCGGCGCGAGGGGCTGATGTACGAAGGGCTGACCTGGTGA